A window of Chloracidobacterium sp. N contains these coding sequences:
- the ccsA gene encoding cytochrome c biogenesis protein CcsA yields the protein MSTDALKLESSLTSSPSSPEARASTWPRSLLFVVPILAATALVLVRASGTAPTVLREGNLTVLALLAYLGATAAFVMWMLGRESLLQRIGIGTMAFGYVMNLAAWGIRWIEYIEFEKTKPAMQAIWHTLPLMEKITHTYPLNNLYDIGLAFTGFAVLSSLILTTQDKYRFIGAMTMPLAALTLTLVVFLGSEVTTLQPILRSYWRPIHVSIAAISYGVCLVSFGIALLYLLKDGVRVESTALCVAIFGLVTYATIGDFKVLTTGTYGLGVRWMGSGLNLSGGGALRATLPGVGTLMQLGWLVYAAAGIALAVYFFRNDQLARQWGNRLMVAALIVQVLIFGAIFYRMKSPMDINAAIHPGQHQAFGAWLAKRSDIDPATLAPQQLQAEGARWLNQNASALEISFNSNPVELATILTLIACTVFVVLFAWRGAAMLEKLPNLDTLDDLTYKTVSVAFPLLLMMLVTGAVWANESWGTYWSWDPKETWALVTWLAYAGYLHTRIVHGWKGRTSAYFAVLGFIFVLFTYLGVSFLLPGLHSYAGVD from the coding sequence ATGTCAACTGATGCACTCAAACTGGAGTCGTCCCTGACTTCTTCGCCCTCATCGCCGGAAGCCAGGGCATCAACCTGGCCGCGCAGTCTGCTGTTTGTCGTTCCCATTCTGGCGGCTACCGCTTTGGTTCTGGTGCGCGCCTCCGGGACGGCCCCGACCGTGCTCAGGGAAGGGAATCTCACGGTGTTGGCGCTGCTTGCCTACCTGGGGGCGACAGCGGCCTTCGTCATGTGGATGCTGGGACGCGAGTCGCTGCTTCAGCGCATTGGCATCGGCACGATGGCCTTTGGCTACGTCATGAACCTTGCCGCGTGGGGCATCCGGTGGATTGAGTACATCGAGTTTGAGAAGACCAAGCCGGCGATGCAGGCCATCTGGCACACGCTGCCGCTGATGGAAAAGATTACGCACACCTATCCGCTCAACAACCTCTACGACATCGGCCTGGCTTTTACGGGCTTTGCGGTACTTTCCAGTCTCATCCTGACCACGCAGGACAAATACCGTTTCATCGGCGCCATGACGATGCCGCTGGCGGCGCTGACGCTGACGCTCGTCGTCTTTCTGGGCAGCGAAGTGACCACGTTGCAGCCCATTTTGCGCAGCTACTGGCGTCCGATTCACGTCAGCATTGCGGCCATCAGCTATGGCGTCTGTCTCGTCAGCTTTGGTATCGCGCTGCTGTATCTGCTCAAGGATGGAGTGCGGGTCGAAAGCACGGCGTTGTGCGTGGCAATCTTCGGGCTTGTCACCTACGCCACGATTGGCGACTTCAAGGTGCTGACGACCGGCACGTACGGGTTGGGTGTCCGCTGGATGGGCAGCGGTCTCAACCTGTCCGGCGGCGGCGCGCTGCGGGCGACACTGCCCGGTGTGGGCACGCTCATGCAGCTTGGCTGGCTGGTGTATGCCGCCGCCGGCATCGCGCTGGCGGTCTATTTCTTCCGCAATGACCAACTGGCGCGGCAGTGGGGCAATCGCCTCATGGTGGCGGCGCTCATCGTGCAGGTACTCATCTTTGGCGCCATTTTCTACCGGATGAAGTCGCCGATGGACATCAACGCGGCCATTCATCCGGGGCAGCATCAGGCGTTTGGGGCCTGGCTGGCGAAGCGTTCCGACATTGACCCGGCGACGCTCGCCCCACAGCAGCTTCAGGCGGAAGGCGCGCGCTGGCTGAACCAGAATGCCAGTGCCCTGGAAATCAGCTTCAACTCGAATCCGGTCGAGCTGGCGACCATTCTCACCCTCATTGCCTGTACGGTTTTTGTCGTCCTGTTTGCCTGGCGCGGCGCGGCGATGCTCGAAAAACTGCCGAATCTCGATACGCTCGACGATCTGACCTACAAGACGGTTTCGGTTGCTTTTCCGCTGCTGCTGATGATGCTGGTGACGGGTGCGGTCTGGGCGAATGAGTCGTGGGGGACGTACTGGAGCTGGGACCCGAAGGAAACCTGGGCGCTTGTGACCTGGCTGGCCTATGCGGGGTATCTCCACACGCGGATCGTGCACGGGTGGAAGGGACGCACGTCGGCTTACTTTGCCGTTCTGGGCTTTATCTTCGTGCTGTTCACCTACCTGGGCGTGAGTTTCCTGTTGCCAGGGCTGCATTCCTACGCCGGCGTGGACTAA
- the rfbB gene encoding dTDP-glucose 4,6-dehydratase, which produces MALFITGGAGFIGSAFIRTWIERYPAETVINFDKLTYAGNLDNVAEAARHPTYRFIHGDICDAEALRAAIPDGCDAIVHFAAESHVDRSILSAREFILTNVLGTQVLLDVAREKGVRRFLHISTDEVGGSLPEGRFFREDDPLVPSSPYAASKAAAEHLVRAAAHTFGLDAVITRTSNNYGPYQFPEKLIPLALTNALENRPIPVYGDGQQVRDWIHVDDNCAALRVVLEKGQPGATYHIGGRSPLPNRTVLLTLLDLLGKPASLLTEVADRLGHDRRYAVDCSRIERELGWRPQIPFVEGLAQTIAWYREHPTWVARARSGEYRQYYARMYGAL; this is translated from the coding sequence ATGGCGCTTTTCATCACCGGCGGCGCCGGTTTCATCGGTTCGGCTTTCATTCGGACGTGGATCGAACGCTATCCGGCTGAAACCGTCATCAACTTTGACAAACTGACCTATGCCGGCAACCTCGACAACGTGGCCGAAGCCGCACGCCACCCAACCTACCGCTTCATCCACGGTGACATCTGCGACGCCGAAGCCTTGCGCGCCGCCATTCCCGACGGATGCGACGCCATTGTTCACTTCGCGGCGGAATCCCACGTGGACCGCAGCATTCTGAGCGCCCGTGAGTTCATCCTGACCAACGTTCTGGGAACGCAGGTGCTGCTCGATGTGGCGCGGGAAAAGGGCGTCCGGCGCTTCCTGCACATTTCCACGGATGAAGTGGGCGGCAGCCTTCCCGAAGGACGGTTTTTCCGCGAGGATGACCCACTCGTGCCGAGCAGCCCCTACGCAGCCAGCAAAGCCGCCGCCGAGCACCTTGTGCGCGCGGCCGCCCACACGTTCGGTCTCGATGCCGTCATCACCCGTACGAGCAACAACTACGGCCCCTATCAGTTTCCCGAAAAGCTTATTCCGCTGGCGCTGACCAATGCTTTGGAAAACCGTCCGATTCCGGTTTATGGCGACGGCCAGCAGGTACGTGACTGGATTCACGTGGACGACAACTGTGCGGCGCTGCGGGTCGTTCTTGAAAAAGGTCAACCCGGCGCAACCTACCACATCGGCGGGCGCTCTCCGCTCCCCAACCGGACGGTGCTGCTGACCCTGCTGGACCTGCTTGGAAAGCCGGCTTCCCTGCTGACCGAAGTCGCCGACCGCCTGGGGCACGACCGGCGCTATGCTGTGGACTGTTCCCGGATCGAACGCGAGCTGGGCTGGCGGCCGCAGATTCCCTTTGTGGAAGGGCTGGCGCAAACCATTGCCTGGTATCGGGAACACCCGACCTGGGTGGCGCGTGCGCGCAGCGGTGAGTATCGCCAGTACTACGCCCGGATGTATGGCGCGCTCTGA
- a CDS encoding ABC transporter permease encodes MWRIGLKMLMGDRAKYFTLVGGVSVVVFLFVQQGSVFCGLIGRTAKPVEAIGAPIWVVDRNLQVVDEFKGLLDTDLLRVRSVEGVKWAVPLFIRQAQVRLPNGKFQAVRLVGIDSATLVGRPPRLLEGNIEDLNAPDAVIVGRAEMERLGSPKIGDTFEINDRRARVVGIADVPRDFLSNPYLYTTFERAVQYVPRERKLMNYILAAPKEGYTTQQVLENIQRTTGLAAYDEDGMRWLTMNYYMRNTGIPVNIGISVVLVFLVGMAVIGQTFYAFALQNEKYFGALKAMGAGSGTLVGMIVLQSIIVGLIGYGIGAGGGSLVGYLGGRGAGKLAFYTPYQLLIISFAATMLICVLSSLLSIQRVLRLEPAVVFRG; translated from the coding sequence ATGTGGCGGATTGGTCTGAAAATGCTGATGGGCGACCGCGCCAAGTATTTCACCCTCGTGGGCGGGGTCTCGGTGGTCGTCTTTCTGTTCGTTCAGCAGGGATCGGTCTTCTGCGGTCTGATTGGGCGGACAGCCAAGCCGGTGGAAGCCATCGGCGCGCCCATCTGGGTGGTGGACCGCAACCTGCAGGTCGTGGATGAGTTCAAAGGGCTGCTGGATACCGACCTGCTGCGGGTGCGGAGTGTGGAAGGCGTCAAATGGGCGGTGCCGCTGTTCATCCGCCAGGCCCAGGTACGGCTGCCGAACGGCAAGTTCCAGGCCGTACGCCTCGTCGGTATTGACAGTGCGACACTCGTCGGGCGGCCGCCACGTTTGCTTGAAGGAAACATCGAAGACCTCAACGCGCCGGATGCTGTCATTGTCGGACGCGCCGAAATGGAGCGGCTGGGCAGTCCCAAAATTGGCGACACCTTTGAAATCAATGACCGCCGGGCGCGGGTGGTCGGCATTGCCGACGTGCCACGCGATTTTCTTTCCAACCCGTACCTCTACACGACGTTCGAGCGAGCCGTGCAGTACGTGCCGCGTGAGCGCAAGCTGATGAACTACATTCTGGCGGCGCCGAAAGAGGGGTACACCACTCAGCAGGTGCTGGAAAACATCCAGCGCACGACCGGGCTGGCGGCCTACGACGAAGATGGCATGCGGTGGTTGACGATGAACTACTACATGCGCAACACCGGTATTCCGGTCAACATCGGCATTTCCGTCGTGCTCGTGTTTCTGGTCGGGATGGCCGTCATCGGACAGACTTTCTACGCCTTCGCACTGCAAAACGAAAAGTATTTCGGGGCGCTCAAAGCCATGGGCGCCGGGAGCGGGACGCTGGTCGGGATGATCGTCCTGCAAAGCATCATCGTCGGGCTGATTGGCTACGGCATTGGCGCGGGCGGTGGTTCGCTCGTCGGCTATCTGGGCGGGCGCGGCGCGGGCAAACTGGCCTTTTACACCCCCTATCAGCTTCTCATTATTTCCTTTGCCGCCACGATGCTGATCTGCGTGCTGTCCAGTCTGCTCAGCATCCAGCGGGTGTTGCGGCTTGAACCGGCGGTCGTTTTCCGAGGATAG
- a CDS encoding ABC transporter ATP-binding protein, with protein MAKATAIAAAGEQPTTIMAPAVSLQHVNKSFGVGNTYLSVLKDISLDIRRGELLLLVGPSGCGKTTLLSVMAGILDTDDGVVDVFGTRVDRLSQSQKTRFRQQTIGFIFQQFNLIPTLTATENVAVPLIINGRPYREALGRAEHYLDLVGLGNRLDHFPTQLSGGQQQRVAIARALVAEPRLVVCDEPTAALDGATGQMVMEMFRKVALSADRAIVVVTHDNRIFPYGDRIAEMLDGRIVDVHDNPDHIK; from the coding sequence ATGGCAAAAGCAACGGCGATCGCCGCCGCAGGTGAACAACCGACAACAATCATGGCCCCGGCCGTTTCCCTTCAGCATGTCAACAAGAGCTTCGGGGTCGGCAACACGTACCTGTCGGTGCTCAAGGACATCAGCCTCGACATCCGACGTGGCGAACTGCTGCTGCTGGTCGGGCCGTCGGGCTGCGGGAAAACCACACTTTTGTCGGTGATGGCCGGCATTCTGGATACCGATGACGGTGTGGTGGATGTGTTCGGTACACGGGTGGATCGGCTGTCGCAGTCCCAGAAAACCCGTTTCCGGCAGCAGACCATCGGGTTCATTTTCCAGCAGTTCAACCTCATTCCGACCTTGACCGCGACGGAAAATGTCGCCGTACCGCTCATCATCAACGGGCGTCCCTACCGGGAGGCGCTGGGCCGCGCCGAGCACTACCTGGACCTCGTGGGCTTGGGAAATCGTCTGGATCACTTCCCAACCCAGCTTTCCGGCGGACAGCAGCAGCGGGTGGCCATTGCGCGGGCGCTCGTGGCCGAGCCACGGCTGGTTGTCTGCGATGAGCCGACGGCGGCGCTCGACGGCGCAACGGGACAGATGGTGATGGAGATGTTCCGCAAGGTGGCCCTGAGCGCCGACCGGGCCATTGTGGTCGTCACGCACGACAACCGCATTTTTCCCTACGGCGACCGCATTGCCGAAATGCTCGATGGGCGCATTGTGGATGTGCATGACAACCCTGACCACATCAAGTGA
- a CDS encoding HlyD family secretion protein has translation MIKKVLSVVLPIIGLSFAIWWVIATARQPIAAPPVSPPAESRFDRRIAGAGIVEAATRNVSVAPPLPGLVTAVFVKENDVVRAGDRLYQIDDREQRARVAAAEANIARAEAAVATAKADLSNGQEAVRVAQSNLDSARANLAAVEAQLVDAEQIVARNEKLYAAGDIAERVLISSRAARDAAQARVSQARAQVTQAQAQIAQAEAQVRSAEARLHEAEAQVAVLRAQRTELTVNLSRLTVVAPQDGKVLQVNVRVGETLPMTPATPPVLLGNTDYLQLRVDVDEINASRIKPNLKATASLKGDATKTVDLEFVRIDPYILPKRSLTGDNAERVDVRVLQVIYRFRPPAFPVYVGQQMDVFIDAE, from the coding sequence GTGATCAAGAAAGTTTTGTCCGTGGTGTTGCCGATTATCGGTTTGAGCTTTGCCATCTGGTGGGTCATTGCCACGGCGCGGCAGCCGATAGCGGCTCCGCCCGTTTCCCCACCGGCCGAAAGCCGCTTTGACCGCCGTATTGCCGGAGCCGGGATTGTCGAAGCCGCCACGCGCAACGTCAGCGTTGCGCCGCCGCTTCCGGGACTGGTCACGGCGGTGTTTGTCAAAGAAAACGACGTGGTGCGTGCTGGCGACCGGCTCTACCAGATTGATGACCGGGAGCAGCGCGCCCGGGTGGCGGCCGCGGAGGCCAACATTGCCCGCGCCGAGGCCGCTGTCGCCACGGCCAAGGCTGACCTGTCCAATGGACAAGAAGCCGTCCGCGTTGCCCAGTCCAACCTGGACAGCGCCCGTGCCAATCTCGCCGCCGTCGAAGCACAGTTGGTGGATGCCGAGCAGATTGTTGCCCGCAACGAAAAACTTTATGCCGCCGGCGACATTGCCGAACGGGTGCTCATTTCAAGTCGCGCGGCCAGGGATGCCGCCCAGGCGCGGGTGTCCCAGGCCCGGGCGCAGGTCACTCAGGCGCAGGCGCAGATTGCACAGGCCGAAGCCCAGGTGCGGAGCGCCGAAGCCCGGCTGCACGAGGCCGAAGCCCAGGTGGCCGTGCTGCGCGCCCAGCGCACCGAACTCACGGTGAACCTGTCGCGTCTGACCGTCGTGGCCCCCCAGGATGGAAAAGTGCTTCAGGTCAATGTCCGCGTGGGTGAGACCTTGCCCATGACGCCTGCCACCCCGCCCGTGCTGCTCGGCAATACGGACTACCTGCAACTGCGTGTGGATGTGGATGAAATCAACGCCTCGCGGATCAAGCCCAACCTCAAGGCCACGGCCAGCCTCAAGGGCGACGCCACGAAAACCGTGGATTTGGAGTTCGTGCGCATTGATCCCTACATCCTGCCGAAGCGCAGCCTGACGGGGGACAATGCCGAACGGGTGGATGTACGGGTGCTCCAAGTGATTTACCGTTTCAGGCCGCCGGCCTTTCCGGTCTATGTCGGGCAGCAGATGGATGTCTTCATTGATGCCGAGTAA
- a CDS encoding MATE family efflux transporter, translated as MASVPVASGCAPADTRHHRPASHYAAHLKLALPVMFSQMGHLIVQLTDSLMLGHYDTTALAASAFGQSVFVIGLVFGVGFTLAMTPLVGAARGAGDVGAATQWLSHGLAVNVAVALLITLVLLALYPWLDAFGQTPEVTATARPYYLLLAASLLPVMVFQTFRQFTEGLGNTRLAALITVLEVLLNVGLNYLLIFGHGGFPRLGIVGAGVATLLVRMVLAGTFALCFIRLRMFAPYRAALRRTPWDGAAIRRYLRLGLPLGGQFVLEVGAFAAGAVMMGWLGKLELAAHQIAIGLASLTFMGASGIAAAATIRVSHYLGAGERRAMRAAGLAAMHIVLVYMGFTALVFVALRHWLPTLFTTDPAVVSIAATLLLVAAVFQLFDGLQVVLLSALRAMTDALLPTVLAFIAYLLVALPTSYGLAFRLGWREVGIWMGYVVGLATAAVLFFLRFQALSRPTPEPRAVPLQR; from the coding sequence ATGGCTTCCGTCCCGGTTGCTTCCGGCTGCGCGCCGGCCGACACGCGCCACCACCGCCCGGCCAGTCACTACGCCGCCCATCTCAAACTGGCGCTGCCCGTCATGTTTTCCCAGATGGGCCACCTCATCGTGCAGCTTACAGACAGCCTGATGCTCGGTCACTACGACACGACCGCCCTGGCGGCTTCCGCCTTTGGGCAGAGCGTGTTCGTCATCGGGCTGGTTTTCGGTGTGGGCTTTACCCTGGCCATGACGCCCCTTGTCGGCGCAGCGCGGGGGGCCGGGGATGTCGGCGCAGCAACGCAGTGGCTCAGCCACGGGCTGGCGGTCAACGTGGCGGTGGCGCTGCTCATCACCCTTGTGCTGCTGGCGCTCTACCCGTGGCTCGATGCGTTTGGCCAGACGCCGGAGGTGACGGCCACGGCCCGTCCCTACTACCTGCTTCTGGCGGCCTCGCTGCTGCCGGTCATGGTCTTTCAGACGTTCCGGCAGTTTACGGAAGGGCTGGGGAATACGCGCCTCGCGGCCCTCATCACGGTTCTGGAAGTCCTGCTCAATGTGGGATTGAACTACCTGCTGATTTTCGGGCACGGGGGCTTCCCGCGCCTGGGTATCGTGGGAGCCGGAGTGGCCACCCTGCTCGTGCGCATGGTCCTGGCGGGGACCTTCGCCCTGTGCTTCATCCGCCTCCGCATGTTTGCCCCCTATCGCGCGGCCCTGCGCCGGACACCGTGGGACGGGGCCGCCATCCGGCGCTACCTGCGGCTGGGCCTGCCGCTGGGCGGACAGTTCGTGCTTGAAGTGGGTGCGTTCGCGGCCGGAGCCGTCATGATGGGCTGGCTCGGCAAGCTTGAACTGGCCGCGCACCAGATTGCCATTGGGCTGGCCTCGCTGACATTCATGGGAGCTTCGGGGATTGCCGCCGCCGCAACGATCCGGGTCAGTCACTACCTTGGCGCGGGCGAGCGGCGCGCCATGCGGGCCGCCGGACTGGCGGCCATGCATATCGTCCTGGTGTACATGGGCTTTACAGCGCTGGTCTTCGTCGCGCTGCGGCACTGGCTGCCGACCCTGTTTACCACCGACCCGGCGGTAGTCAGCATCGCCGCCACGCTCCTGCTGGTCGCGGCGGTATTTCAGCTTTTCGACGGGCTACAGGTGGTGCTCCTGTCCGCCTTGCGTGCCATGACCGATGCCCTGCTGCCCACCGTTCTGGCTTTCATTGCCTACCTGCTGGTGGCGCTGCCGACGAGCTACGGACTGGCGTTCCGGCTGGGCTGGCGGGAAGTCGGGATTTGGATGGGCTATGTCGTCGGGCTGGCCACGGCGGCTGTCCTGTTTTTCCTGCGTTTTCAGGCCCTGAGCCGTCCGACACCTGAGCCGCGTGCCGTTCCGCTCCAGAGATGA
- the puhE gene encoding putative photosynthetic complex assembly protein PuhE, which produces MAFTLLQSPWLFWLGLSLFAVAVWWAATVIIIFACGRRSWRRAVIVLSSLVSVAALAGMPAISHMTTPLGAALGFLAGIVAWGWFETSYYTGYVVGMEVPPCPPQCGGWRHFIHGVKANLYHELSIFVGFALVWWATPGPNQVALWTFTIHWWMHQSAKLNVFFGVRNLNEEYLPEHLRRMTQFFSKRPINWFFPFSVTISTAWAHWLFYRALQAPDAFTATAYGLASVLMALAILEHWWLILPQPVGVWAWGLLSRRAPEVKPTVDVIGGFLGSGKTTLLRHLLPQLGDKTVVLVNEFADVGLDGARLREGSTEDAPVVELAGGCLCCTLSRNVAATLSRIIREHAPERILIEPSGAAALSDLLGTLHQPGCRELLGPIRVVAVVDGKQWLLADRAVQMAIAAYVEAAATVVINKCDSLSQVELARLQQRLAGCNPAAKVIYTSFGRLDLRDLSDTQDDACLGETLAPRLAFRQISETFSAVFDAAGLQQVFEAMTAGDFGDISRAKGVFKTTGGWLRLEYAGQAMSLNPCAAASESSLVVIGREPSSNLLAAVRQTIIAPTAASAPAVVSPAEAHYLTTAS; this is translated from the coding sequence ATGGCTTTCACCCTGCTGCAATCTCCCTGGCTGTTCTGGCTCGGACTCTCCCTGTTTGCCGTCGCCGTCTGGTGGGCGGCCACGGTCATCATCATTTTTGCCTGCGGGCGTCGCAGTTGGCGGCGGGCGGTCATCGTGCTGTCATCCCTAGTGTCCGTCGCAGCCTTGGCCGGGATGCCTGCCATCAGCCACATGACGACACCACTGGGCGCGGCGCTGGGATTTCTGGCCGGGATTGTCGCCTGGGGATGGTTTGAGACGAGTTACTACACCGGCTATGTCGTCGGCATGGAAGTGCCGCCGTGTCCGCCACAGTGCGGTGGCTGGCGGCACTTCATCCATGGCGTCAAAGCCAATCTCTACCACGAGCTTTCGATTTTTGTCGGCTTTGCACTCGTCTGGTGGGCCACACCCGGGCCGAACCAGGTTGCGCTGTGGACGTTCACCATTCACTGGTGGATGCACCAGTCGGCCAAGCTCAACGTGTTTTTTGGCGTCCGCAACCTCAATGAGGAATACCTGCCGGAGCACCTGCGCCGGATGACGCAGTTTTTCTCCAAACGCCCCATCAACTGGTTTTTCCCCTTCTCGGTCACGATTTCGACCGCCTGGGCGCACTGGCTGTTTTACCGCGCCCTGCAGGCGCCCGATGCGTTTACAGCCACGGCCTACGGGCTGGCGAGTGTCCTGATGGCGCTGGCGATTCTGGAGCACTGGTGGCTCATCCTGCCGCAGCCGGTTGGCGTCTGGGCGTGGGGCTTGCTGTCGCGCCGCGCGCCGGAAGTCAAACCCACTGTGGATGTCATCGGCGGTTTTCTTGGCTCCGGCAAAACGACACTTTTGCGCCACCTGCTGCCGCAACTTGGCGACAAGACCGTGGTGCTCGTCAACGAGTTTGCCGATGTCGGACTGGATGGCGCACGCCTGCGCGAGGGCAGCACCGAAGACGCCCCCGTGGTCGAACTCGCCGGTGGCTGCCTGTGCTGCACGCTGTCGCGCAATGTCGCGGCCACGCTTTCGCGCATCATCCGGGAGCATGCGCCGGAACGCATCCTCATTGAACCCTCTGGCGCGGCCGCCCTGAGTGACCTGCTGGGAACGCTCCACCAGCCGGGCTGCCGGGAACTGCTCGGCCCGATTCGCGTCGTGGCGGTTGTGGACGGCAAACAGTGGCTGCTGGCTGACCGTGCCGTACAGATGGCCATTGCCGCCTACGTTGAAGCGGCAGCCACGGTCGTCATCAACAAGTGCGACAGTCTTTCACAGGTGGAACTGGCCCGGCTCCAGCAGCGCCTTGCCGGTTGCAACCCTGCAGCCAAGGTCATCTACACGAGCTTTGGGCGGCTTGATCTCCGCGACCTCAGCGACACGCAGGATGACGCCTGCCTGGGCGAAACCCTTGCCCCACGCCTGGCCTTCCGGCAAATCTCGGAAACGTTCTCGGCCGTCTTTGACGCGGCCGGATTACAGCAGGTGTTCGAGGCAATGACGGCCGGAGATTTTGGCGACATCTCCCGCGCCAAAGGCGTGTTCAAAACCACCGGCGGCTGGCTGCGGCTGGAATACGCCGGGCAGGCGATGAGCCTCAACCCCTGCGCTGCCGCATCGGAAAGCTCGCTGGTGGTCATCGGACGCGAACCCAGTTCCAACCTGCTGGCGGCGGTTCGTCAGACAATCATTGCGCCGACGGCTGCTTCGGCTCCGGCTGTTGTTTCACCCGCCGAAGCCCACTACCTCACCACGGCGAGCTAG
- a CDS encoding 50S ribosomal protein L11 methyltransferase, whose translation MDFHIVHVTVPAHTAEAIGETFWQAGAQGLETVAETDTSTTLRAYFPEAPAAENLLAALEHTLAAFDDHEGHLRDFAIERRPHEDWLVKWKADWRVQPVGQRWLIVPPWQRAEAAANPEWQGRLPLVIEPGMAFGTGTHATTRACLTLLEQLPTTPERLLDVGTGTGILAIAAAKRFPDAVCSACDTDPDAVAIAAVNAQDNGVGGRLQTHVGSVTAYPDGYFDLVLANLTAEVITALASDLARVLRPQGHLIAAGILSERQAGVAAALTAAGLDLRQTQTDGEWWAALAQRRPGDTPA comes from the coding sequence ATGGACTTCCATATCGTTCACGTCACCGTCCCGGCCCACACCGCTGAAGCCATTGGCGAGACCTTCTGGCAGGCTGGCGCCCAGGGTCTCGAAACCGTCGCCGAGACGGACACCAGCACCACCCTGCGCGCCTACTTCCCGGAAGCCCCGGCGGCCGAAAACCTGCTGGCGGCGCTCGAACACACACTGGCGGCATTTGACGACCACGAAGGGCATCTCCGGGATTTCGCCATCGAGCGCCGTCCGCATGAAGACTGGCTGGTGAAGTGGAAAGCCGACTGGAGGGTTCAGCCTGTTGGACAACGGTGGCTCATCGTTCCACCCTGGCAACGCGCTGAAGCCGCAGCCAATCCCGAATGGCAGGGCCGCCTGCCTCTTGTCATTGAACCCGGCATGGCCTTTGGCACCGGCACGCACGCCACGACCCGGGCCTGTCTGACGCTGCTTGAACAGCTCCCCACAACACCGGAGCGGTTGCTCGATGTGGGCACCGGGACCGGCATTCTGGCTATTGCAGCGGCAAAGCGGTTTCCCGACGCGGTGTGCAGCGCCTGCGATACCGACCCCGATGCCGTCGCCATTGCGGCGGTCAATGCCCAGGACAACGGCGTTGGCGGGCGCCTTCAGACGCACGTCGGGAGCGTCACCGCCTACCCGGACGGCTATTTCGACCTGGTGCTGGCCAATCTGACCGCCGAAGTCATCACGGCGCTGGCATCGGATTTGGCGCGTGTTCTGCGTCCGCAGGGGCACCTCATCGCGGCCGGCATTCTCAGCGAGCGCCAGGCCGGCGTAGCGGCAGCCCTGACGGCCGCCGGGCTTGACCTGCGGCAGACGCAGACCGACGGCGAATGGTGGGCCGCTCTGGCCCAGCGCCGCCCTGGTGACACGCCAGCATAA
- a CDS encoding haloalkane dehalogenase encodes MSAASVLRTPDERFADLPDFPFAPHYIELDGLRMHYLDEGPRDATETVLLLHGEPSWCYLYRKMIPVIVAAGYRAVAPDLIGFGRSDKLLHREDYSYRFHVAMMTRFVEALDLHRVTLFGQDWGGLIGLRVAVALEERFARIVVGNTGLPTGDHPLPEAFFRWRDYSQTTPVFHAGGIVKGACVTELAPEVIAAYDAPFPDERYLAGARAFPMLVPTTPDDPEAPANRQAWQRLQQWEKPFLTAFSDSDPVTKGGDAVFQKLVPGARHQPHTTIRGAGHFLQEDKGEELAQVIVRFIAGTPPA; translated from the coding sequence ATGTCTGCTGCCTCCGTATTGCGTACCCCCGACGAACGCTTCGCCGACCTGCCGGACTTTCCCTTTGCGCCGCACTACATCGAACTCGACGGTCTGCGGATGCACTATCTGGATGAGGGCCCGCGCGACGCCACCGAAACGGTTTTGCTGCTCCATGGCGAACCGTCGTGGTGCTATCTCTACCGAAAGATGATTCCGGTCATTGTGGCGGCCGGTTACCGCGCGGTAGCGCCTGATCTCATCGGGTTTGGGCGCTCGGACAAGCTGCTCCACCGGGAGGACTACAGCTACCGGTTTCACGTCGCCATGATGACGCGCTTTGTTGAGGCGCTCGATCTGCACCGGGTCACGCTCTTTGGCCAGGACTGGGGCGGACTCATCGGGCTGCGCGTGGCCGTTGCCCTGGAGGAACGCTTTGCCCGGATCGTCGTTGGCAATACGGGCCTGCCAACCGGCGATCATCCCCTGCCGGAAGCCTTTTTCCGCTGGCGGGACTACTCCCAGACCACGCCGGTTTTTCACGCCGGCGGCATCGTCAAAGGGGCCTGTGTGACGGAACTCGCCCCGGAAGTCATCGCGGCCTACGATGCGCCATTCCCCGATGAACGCTACCTGGCCGGCGCACGTGCTTTCCCTATGCTGGTGCCCACCACGCCCGACGACCCGGAAGCCCCAGCCAACCGCCAGGCATGGCAACGCCTTCAGCAGTGGGAAAAACCGTTTCTGACGGCGTTCAGCGACAGCGATCCGGTGACAAAGGGCGGTGACGCCGTGTTTCAGAAGCTCGTGCCCGGCGCGCGCCACCAGCCGCACACGACCATCCGGGGCGCGGGACACTTCCTGCAGGAAGACAAAGGCGAAGAACTCGCCCAGGTCATTGTCCGGTTCATCGCCGGAACGCCGCCGGCCTAG